CTATAATTTTACGGAGGTTAACCAATGAGCAGCGTATCCGAAATTTTCGGCAGTTATGTATTTAACAATACGGTAATGCGTGAAAAATTACCGAAAGAAACGTACAAAGCTTTAAAAAAGACAATCAACGACGGCGAGCCGCTCGACATTCACGTTGCAAATATCGTTGCAAATGCGATGAAAGACTGGGCGATTGAAAAAGGCGCGACGCATTTTACGCACTGGTTTCAGCCTATGACGGGCATTACAGCGGAAAAGCACGACAGCTTTATATCTCCCACCGACGACGCGCACGTTATAATGGAATTTTCGGGCAAGGAGCTTATAAAGGGCGAGCCTGACGCGTCATCTTTCCCGTCGGGCGGTATAAGGGCAACCTTTGAGGCGCGCGGATACACCGCGTGGGATCCGACCTCCTACGCTTTTATAAAGGACGGTTCGCTTTGCATACCCACCGCGTTTTGTTCGTACAGCGGTGAGGCGCTGGACAAAAAAACGCCCCTTCTGCGTTCAATGGAACTTATCAACGCGCAGTCACTCCGTATTTTAAGGCTTTTCGGCGACGATATATCCAAAAAGGTTGTAACCACCGTCGGCGCGGAGCAGGAATATTTCCTCGTTGACAAAAAATATTTTGATATGCGCGAGGATTTAAAGCTTACGGGCAGAACGCTTTTCGGTGCAATGCCTCCGAAAGGTCAGGAGCTTGACGACCACTACTTCGGCACAATTAAAACGCGTGTCTCGGAATATATGAAAGAACTGGACGAAGAACTTTGGAAACTCGGCGTTTTCTCAAAAACCAAGCACAACGAGGTTGCGCCGGCACAGCACGAACTTGCGCCCGTTTTCTCGACGACGAACATTGCAACCGACCACAATCAGCTCACTATGGAGATTATGAAAAAGGTTGCCGAGCGTCACGGTCTTGTGTGCCTTTTGCACGAAAAGCCGTTCGACGGCGTAAACGGAAGCGGTAAGCACAACAACTGGTCGCTCTCGGTTAAAGACGGCGCAAATCTTTTGGATCCGGGCAAACGTCCGTATGAAAACAAGAGATTTTTGCTGTTTCTCTCCGCGGTTATCAAAGCGGTTGACGACTATCAGGATCTTTTGAGAATTTCGGTTGCAAGCGCGGGCAACGACCACCGTCTGGGCGCAAACGAAGCACCTCCGGCAATTATGTCAATCTTCCTCGGCGACGAACTTACCGAAATTTTGGAATCTATCGAAACGGGAACAGATTATGAACAGAAAAAGAAAGTTAAGCTTGAAATCGGCGTTGACGTTCTGCCGAATTTCTCGAAAGACACCACCGACCGCAACCGCACAAGTCCGTTCGCGTTTACGGGAAACAAGTTTGAATTCCGTTCGCTCGGTTCGTCATTCTCAATCGCCGACCCCAACATTGTTTTGAACACAATCGTTGCGGATGCGCTGGAGCAGTTTGCAAACGAACTTGAGGTCGCGAAAGACTTTGACAAAGCGGTTGACAAGCTTATAAAAGATACCGTTAAAAAGCACAAGAGAATAATTTTCAACGGCAACAACTATTCGGACGAATGGGTGAAAGAGGCGGAGGCGCGCGGTCTTTTAAACCTCAAAACCTCGGTTGACGCAATTCCGCATTTTACCGACAAAAAGAACGTTGAACTTTTCACAAAACATCACATTTTCAAC
This genomic stretch from Qingrenia yutianensis harbors:
- a CDS encoding glutamine synthetase III family protein; this translates as MSSVSEIFGSYVFNNTVMREKLPKETYKALKKTINDGEPLDIHVANIVANAMKDWAIEKGATHFTHWFQPMTGITAEKHDSFISPTDDAHVIMEFSGKELIKGEPDASSFPSGGIRATFEARGYTAWDPTSYAFIKDGSLCIPTAFCSYSGEALDKKTPLLRSMELINAQSLRILRLFGDDISKKVVTTVGAEQEYFLVDKKYFDMREDLKLTGRTLFGAMPPKGQELDDHYFGTIKTRVSEYMKELDEELWKLGVFSKTKHNEVAPAQHELAPVFSTTNIATDHNQLTMEIMKKVAERHGLVCLLHEKPFDGVNGSGKHNNWSLSVKDGANLLDPGKRPYENKRFLLFLSAVIKAVDDYQDLLRISVASAGNDHRLGANEAPPAIMSIFLGDELTEILESIETGTDYEQKKKVKLEIGVDVLPNFSKDTTDRNRTSPFAFTGNKFEFRSLGSSFSIADPNIVLNTIVADALEQFANELEVAKDFDKAVDKLIKDTVKKHKRIIFNGNNYSDEWVKEAEARGLLNLKTSVDAIPHFTDKKNVELFTKHHIFNETELASRRDILMENYSKVINIEALTMLDMTMKDIIPAISEYTLVLANALTAKKNAVKGAAFKAEERLIESLSKLSDGCLEHAEKIENALYKAKDISDINENARFYLENVLSEMKLLRAAADTAETLTAEKYWPFPTYVKLLFGV